A stretch of the Polaribacter pacificus genome encodes the following:
- a CDS encoding mannosyltransferase: MSILTKYKPWVLITISCFLYVYLGYFLERTQFYTLLTLWLGLFGCYGILLKKTALTFKNLIGLVVLFRLILLFSTPNLSQDFYRFIWDGRLLFEGINPYLSTPASFVDKGQFPISQAKELIRGMGSLSAGHYTNYPPLHQAAFWLSSIFGSQSILGSIIGMRVLIILADLGILFVGSKLLGLLKLPKHLIFWYSLNPFIIIEYTGNLHFEPLMLFFLITSIYLLFKNKWLWSSVTMACAVSVKLIPLLFIPLLYQWFVKRSLLTKEGLRGLLKLSTYTLILLLVNFILFAPFLSATMQQNYSDSVGLWFRVFEFNPSFYYIFREIGYLFRGYNEIAVIGKIIPILTIVFLISISLFRKNNSPIQLITAFLFGLSFYYFTSTTIHPWYLGTLLLLSIFTKYRFPLIWTCVIILSYAAYSYVPYRENPWWLLLEYSIVYGTLCYELFLKPKHHKTIS, from the coding sequence ATGAGTATCCTTACTAAATACAAACCTTGGGTACTCATCACGATAAGTTGTTTTTTGTATGTTTATTTGGGTTATTTTTTAGAGAGAACTCAGTTCTACACTCTACTAACGCTCTGGCTAGGCCTTTTTGGTTGCTACGGGATCTTATTAAAAAAGACAGCGCTTACTTTTAAAAATTTAATAGGACTTGTGGTTCTTTTTAGACTCATCTTGCTTTTTTCTACTCCAAATTTATCACAGGATTTTTATCGTTTTATTTGGGATGGTCGCTTACTTTTTGAAGGCATCAATCCCTACCTGAGCACTCCTGCTTCTTTTGTTGATAAAGGACAATTTCCGATTTCACAGGCCAAAGAATTAATTAGAGGAATGGGCTCATTAAGTGCGGGCCACTACACCAACTATCCACCACTCCATCAAGCAGCTTTTTGGTTGTCTAGCATCTTTGGGTCTCAAAGCATTCTGGGATCAATAATAGGCATGCGTGTTCTTATTATTTTAGCCGATTTAGGAATTCTTTTTGTCGGTAGCAAACTTTTAGGACTACTTAAACTACCAAAGCATTTGATCTTTTGGTACAGCCTAAATCCTTTTATCATCATTGAGTATACAGGAAACTTGCATTTTGAACCCTTAATGCTATTCTTTTTAATCACAAGTATCTATTTGTTATTCAAAAACAAATGGCTCTGGTCATCTGTGACGATGGCTTGTGCAGTCTCTGTAAAACTAATACCCTTATTGTTTATTCCATTACTGTATCAATGGTTTGTTAAACGGTCACTTCTTACAAAAGAAGGCTTAAGAGGATTGCTTAAACTAAGCACCTATACACTGATACTTCTCTTAGTAAACTTCATTCTTTTCGCGCCATTTTTATCGGCTACTATGCAACAGAACTACAGTGATTCTGTCGGTTTATGGTTTAGAGTATTTGAGTTTAACCCTAGTTTTTACTATATATTTAGAGAGATTGGCTATCTATTTAGAGGCTATAATGAAATAGCTGTCATCGGAAAAATAATTCCAATACTAACCATTGTCTTTTTAATTTCTATTAGTTTATTTAGAAAAAACAACAGCCCAATACAATTGATAACCGCCTTCTTATTTGGCTTGTCTTTTTATTATTTTACCAGTACCACTATTCATCCTTGGTACTTAGGAACCTTACTTTTATTAAGCATTTTTACCAAGTATCGTTTTCCTTTAATTTGGACCTGTGTTATTATACTAAGCTATGCTGCATACAGCTATGTTCCTTATCGAGAAAATCCTTGGTGGTTGCTTTTAGAATACAGCATCGTTTATGGAACTCTTTGTTATGAACTCTTTTTAAAACCAAAGCATCACAAAACAATTTCTTAA
- a CDS encoding cellulose synthase family protein: MIIASIIIVVYSIALLLIFVFALAQLNLLFNYLAATNTKSETETSSAKDSDASFDWPMVTIQLPVYNELYVMERLLNNIVQLKYPKGLLEIQVLDDSTDESVLSTSEHIIALQEQGYSIKHIRRENREGFKAGALKAGLEEAKGTFIAIFDADFLPHEDWLLESIPHFSDPNIGVVQTRWGHLNRDYSLLTRIQAFALDAHFTLEQVGRNSKGHFINFNGTAGIWRKTCIYDAGNWEGDTLTEDLDLSYRAQLKNWKFKYLEKVVTPAELPIVISAARSQQFRWNKGGAENFQKLALRVLKDKKLSIKTKMHGVLHLLNSTMFLNVLIVAVLSIPMLYIKNEYAHLKNYFYMMSFFVISSVIFFICYWYMFKNSYGGGFKNFLKYIASFFLFFSIAMGFSLHNSLAVLEGHFRIKSDFIRTPKFNVGEKKDSWKNNKYLAKNLSGSLIIEGLLMLYFLFGMYSAFVVGNEGGDFGLFPFHLMLFFGFGYVFFSSLFSKS, encoded by the coding sequence GTTTATTCCATCGCTTTGTTGTTAATTTTTGTATTTGCATTGGCGCAATTAAATTTGTTGTTTAATTATTTAGCTGCAACCAATACAAAAAGCGAAACAGAAACAAGCTCGGCTAAAGACAGTGATGCTTCATTCGATTGGCCAATGGTTACCATTCAGCTACCTGTATACAATGAGCTCTATGTTATGGAGCGCTTACTAAACAATATCGTACAATTAAAATATCCTAAAGGCCTCCTAGAAATTCAAGTATTAGATGATTCTACCGATGAATCTGTCTTGAGCACCTCAGAACATATTATAGCCCTCCAAGAGCAGGGCTACAGCATAAAACACATCCGTAGAGAAAACAGAGAAGGCTTTAAAGCAGGAGCCTTAAAAGCAGGATTAGAAGAAGCTAAAGGAACTTTTATTGCCATTTTTGATGCTGATTTTTTACCTCATGAAGATTGGCTACTAGAAAGCATCCCACATTTTAGTGATCCTAACATTGGGGTAGTACAAACTCGCTGGGGGCACCTAAACAGAGATTATTCTTTGCTTACAAGAATACAAGCTTTTGCACTAGATGCTCACTTTACTTTAGAGCAGGTTGGCAGAAATAGCAAAGGGCATTTTATTAATTTTAATGGCACTGCTGGTATCTGGAGAAAAACCTGTATTTACGATGCTGGTAACTGGGAAGGAGATACTCTTACAGAAGATTTAGACCTGAGCTATAGAGCACAGCTTAAGAACTGGAAATTTAAATATCTAGAAAAAGTAGTTACACCGGCAGAATTGCCAATTGTAATTAGTGCAGCAAGATCTCAACAATTTCGATGGAATAAGGGAGGTGCTGAAAATTTTCAAAAGCTAGCCCTACGAGTTCTCAAAGACAAAAAACTTTCTATAAAAACAAAAATGCATGGCGTCTTGCACCTCTTAAACAGCACCATGTTTTTAAATGTTTTGATCGTGGCGGTCTTAAGTATTCCGATGCTATATATTAAAAATGAGTATGCGCATTTAAAAAATTACTTTTATATGATGAGCTTTTTTGTAATAAGCTCAGTCATCTTTTTTATATGTTATTGGTATATGTTTAAAAATTCCTACGGCGGAGGTTTTAAAAACTTCTTAAAATACATTGCCTCGTTTTTTTTATTTTTTTCAATAGCGATGGGTTTTTCCCTGCACAACTCTTTAGCGGTATTAGAAGGTCATTTTAGAATTAAAAGTGATTTTATTCGAACCCCGAAATTTAATGTCGGTGAGAAAAAAGACTCCTGGAAAAACAATAAATATCTTGCAAAAAACCTAAGCGGATCACTAATTATAGAAGGACTGTTAATGTTGTATTTTTTGTTTGGAATGTACAGTGCCTTTGTGGTTGGAAATGAAGGAGGAGACTTTGGTTTATTCCCTTTTCATCTAATGCTCTTTTTTGGTTTTGGCTATGTGTTTTTTAGTTCACTTTTTTCAAAATCATAA